The following are encoded together in the Streptomyces sp. NBC_00358 genome:
- the rplN gene encoding 50S ribosomal protein L14: MIQQESRLRVADNTGAKEILCIRVLGGSGRRYAGIGDVIVATVKDAIPGGNVKKGDVVKAVIVRTVKERRRPDGSYIRFDENAAVILKNDGDPRGTRIFGPVGRELREKKFMKIISLAPEVL, from the coding sequence GTGATCCAGCAGGAGTCGCGACTGCGTGTCGCCGACAACACTGGTGCGAAGGAAATCCTTTGCATCCGTGTGCTCGGTGGCTCCGGTCGCCGCTACGCGGGCATCGGTGACGTCATCGTCGCCACCGTCAAGGACGCGATCCCCGGCGGCAACGTGAAGAAGGGTGACGTCGTCAAGGCTGTCATCGTTCGCACCGTCAAGGAGCGCCGCCGTCCGGACGGCTCGTACATCCGCTTCGACGAGAACGCCGCCGTCATTCTGAAGAACGACGGCGACCCTCGTGGCACCCGTATCTTCGGCCCCGTCGGCCGTGAGCTGCGCGAGAAGAAGTTCATGAAGATCATCTCGCTCGCGCCGGAGGTGCTGTAA
- the rpsQ gene encoding 30S ribosomal protein S17: MSESNVTEQKTDRGFRKTREGLVVSDKMDKTVVVAVEDRVKHALYGKVIRRTSKLKAHDEQNAAGVGDRVLLMETRPLSSTKRWRIVEILEKAK; this comes from the coding sequence ATGAGCGAGAGCAACGTGACTGAGCAGAAGACCGACCGCGGTTTCCGCAAGACCCGTGAGGGTCTGGTCGTCAGCGACAAGATGGACAAGACCGTCGTCGTCGCCGTCGAGGACCGCGTGAAGCACGCGCTGTACGGCAAGGTCATCCGCCGTACCAGCAAGCTCAAGGCCCACGACGAGCAGAACGCCGCCGGCGTCGGCGACCGCGTCCTCCTGATGGAGACCCGGCCGCTGTCCTCGACGAAGCGCTGGCGCATCGTCGAGATCCTCGAGAAGGCCAAGTAA
- the rpmC gene encoding 50S ribosomal protein L29, whose translation MSAGTKASELRELGDEELLAKLREAKEELFNLRFQAATGQLENHGRLKAVRKDIARIYTLMRERELGIETVESA comes from the coding sequence ATGTCGGCCGGTACCAAGGCGTCCGAGCTGCGCGAACTGGGTGACGAGGAGCTTCTCGCGAAGCTCCGCGAAGCCAAGGAAGAGCTGTTCAACCTCCGCTTCCAGGCGGCGACCGGTCAGCTCGAGAACCACGGGCGGCTCAAGGCCGTCCGCAAGGACATCGCGCGGATCTACACCCTGATGCGTGAGCGCGAGCTGGGCATCGAGACGGTGGAGAGCGCCTGA
- the rplP gene encoding 50S ribosomal protein L16: protein MLIPRRVKHRKQHHPKRRGQAKGGTQVSFGEYGIQALTPAYVTNRQIEAARIAMTRHIKRGGKVWINIYPDRPLTKKPAETRMGSGKGSPEWWVANVHPGRVMFELSYPNEKIAREALTRAAHKLPMKCRIVKREAGEA from the coding sequence ATGCTGATCCCCCGTAGGGTCAAGCACCGCAAGCAGCACCACCCGAAGCGCCGTGGTCAGGCCAAGGGCGGTACGCAGGTTTCGTTCGGCGAGTACGGCATTCAGGCCCTCACGCCGGCGTACGTGACGAACCGCCAGATCGAGGCCGCTCGTATCGCGATGACCCGCCACATCAAGCGTGGCGGCAAGGTCTGGATCAACATCTATCCGGACCGCCCGCTCACGAAGAAGCCCGCCGAGACCCGCATGGGTTCCGGTAAGGGTTCCCCCGAGTGGTGGGTCGCGAACGTGCACCCGGGCCGGGTCATGTTCGAACTGTCCTACCCCAACGAGAAGATCGCCCGTGAGGCCCTCACTCGCGCAGCCCACAAGCTGCCGATGAAGTGCCGGATCGTCAAGCGCGAGGCAGGTGAAGCGTGA
- the rpsC gene encoding 30S ribosomal protein S3, with translation MGQKVNPHGFRLGITTDFKSRWYADKLYKDYVKEDVAIRRMMSSGMERAGISKVEIERTRDRVRVDIHTARPGIVIGRRGAEADRIRGDLEKLTGKQVQLNILEVKSPETDAQLVAQAVAEQLSSRVSFRRAMRKSMQGTMKAGAKGIKIQCGGRLGGAEMSRSEFYREGRVPLHTLRANVDYGFFEAKTTFGRIGVKVWIYKGDVKNIAEVRAENAAARAGNRPARGGGASDRPARGGGRGGERGGRGRKPQQQSAPAAEAPKAEAPAAAAAPAESTGTEA, from the coding sequence ATGGGCCAGAAGGTTAACCCGCATGGGTTCCGGCTCGGCATCACCACGGACTTCAAGTCCCGCTGGTACGCCGACAAGCTGTACAAGGACTACGTCAAGGAAGACGTCGCCATCCGTCGGATGATGTCGTCCGGCATGGAGCGCGCCGGTATCTCGAAGGTTGAGATCGAGCGCACCCGTGACCGCGTGCGGGTGGACATCCACACCGCGCGTCCGGGCATCGTCATCGGCCGCCGTGGCGCCGAGGCCGACCGCATCCGCGGTGACCTCGAGAAGCTCACGGGCAAGCAGGTCCAGCTGAACATCCTCGAGGTCAAGAGCCCCGAGACCGATGCTCAGCTGGTTGCCCAGGCCGTTGCCGAGCAGCTGTCCTCCCGCGTCTCCTTCCGTCGCGCCATGCGTAAGAGCATGCAGGGCACGATGAAGGCCGGCGCCAAGGGCATCAAGATCCAGTGCGGTGGCCGCCTCGGCGGCGCCGAGATGTCCCGCTCGGAGTTCTACCGCGAGGGCCGTGTGCCCCTGCACACGCTCCGCGCGAACGTCGACTACGGCTTCTTCGAGGCCAAGACGACCTTCGGCCGTATCGGTGTGAAGGTCTGGATCTACAAGGGCGACGTCAAGAACATCGCCGAGGTCCGCGCCGAGAACGCCGCTGCCCGTGCGGGTAACCGCCCGGCCCGTGGCGGCGGCGCGAGCGACCGCCCGGCCCGTGGTGGTGGCCGTGGTGGCGAGCGTGGCGGCCGCGGCCGCAAGCCGCAGCAGCAGTCCGCGCCGGCTGCCGAGGCCCCCAAGGCCGAGGCTCCCGCCGCCGCTGCCGCTCCGGCTGAGAGCACCGGAACGGAGGCCTGA
- the rplV gene encoding 50S ribosomal protein L22, protein MEARAQARYIRVTPMKARRVVDLIRGMDATEAQAVLRFAPQAASVPVGKVLDSAIANAAHNYDHTDAGSLVISEAYVDEGPTLKRFRPRAQGRAYRIRKRTSHITVVVSSKEGTR, encoded by the coding sequence ATGGAAGCCAGGGCCCAGGCGCGGTACATCCGCGTTACGCCCATGAAGGCCCGCCGAGTGGTGGACCTTATCCGTGGCATGGATGCCACGGAGGCTCAGGCGGTCCTGCGTTTCGCCCCGCAGGCCGCGAGCGTGCCGGTCGGCAAGGTGCTTGACAGCGCCATTGCCAACGCCGCACACAACTACGACCACACCGACGCCGGCAGCCTCGTCATCTCCGAGGCCTACGTCGACGAGGGTCCGACCCTGAAGCGGTTCCGGCCGCGTGCCCAGGGCCGTGCCTACCGGATCCGCAAGCGGACCAGCCACATCACCGTGGTCGTCAGCAGCAAGGAAGGAACCCGGTAA
- the rpsS gene encoding 30S ribosomal protein S19 translates to MPRSLKKGPFVDGHLVKKVDVQNEAGTKNVIKTWSRRSMIIPAMLGHTIAVHNGKTHIPVFVTESMVGHKLGEFSPTRTFRGHVKDDRKSKRR, encoded by the coding sequence ATGCCGCGCAGTCTCAAGAAGGGACCCTTCGTCGACGGACACCTTGTAAAGAAGGTGGACGTACAGAACGAAGCCGGTACCAAGAACGTCATCAAGACCTGGTCCCGTCGCTCGATGATCATCCCGGCCATGCTCGGCCACACGATCGCGGTGCACAACGGCAAGACCCACATCCCGGTGTTTGTCACCGAGTCGATGGTCGGCCACAAGCTCGGCGAGTTCTCGCCGACGCGCACCTTCCGGGGTCACGTCAAGGACGACCGGAAGTCGAAGCGCCGCTAA
- the rplB gene encoding 50S ribosomal protein L2, translating into MGIRKYKPTTPGRRGSSVADFVEVTRSTPEKSLVRPLHSKGGRNNSGRVTVRHQGGGHKRAYRVIDFRRHDKDGVPAKVAHIEYDPNRTARIALLHYADGEKRYILAPRNLSQGDRVENGPGADIKPGNNLALRNIPVGTTIHAIEIRPGGGAKFARSAGASVQLLAKEGTMAHLRMPSGEIRLVDQRCRATVGEVGNAEQSNINWGKAGRKRWLGVRPSVRGVAMNPVDHPHGGGEGKTSGGRHPVSPWGQKEGRTRSPKKASNKYIVRRRKTNKKR; encoded by the coding sequence ATGGGAATCCGCAAGTACAAGCCGACTACGCCGGGCCGTCGTGGCTCCAGCGTCGCCGACTTCGTCGAGGTCACGCGGTCCACGCCGGAGAAGTCGCTGGTTCGCCCCCTGCACAGCAAGGGCGGCCGTAACAATTCCGGTCGTGTGACCGTTCGCCACCAGGGTGGCGGACACAAGCGCGCCTACCGAGTGATCGACTTCCGTCGTCACGACAAGGACGGCGTGCCGGCGAAGGTCGCGCACATCGAGTACGACCCCAACCGCACCGCGCGCATCGCGCTGCTTCACTACGCGGACGGCGAGAAGCGCTACATCCTCGCCCCCCGTAACCTGTCGCAGGGTGACCGCGTCGAGAACGGTCCCGGGGCCGACATCAAGCCGGGCAACAACCTGGCGCTCCGCAACATCCCGGTCGGTACCACGATCCACGCGATCGAGATCCGTCCCGGTGGCGGCGCCAAGTTCGCCCGCTCCGCCGGTGCCTCGGTGCAGCTGCTCGCGAAGGAGGGCACCATGGCCCACCTCCGCATGCCGTCCGGTGAGATCCGCCTGGTCGACCAGCGCTGCCGCGCCACGGTCGGCGAGGTCGGCAACGCCGAGCAGAGCAACATCAACTGGGGTAAGGCCGGCCGTAAGCGCTGGCTGGGCGTTCGCCCGTCCGTCCGCGGTGTGGCGATGAACCCGGTTGACCACCCGCACGGTGGTGGTGAGGGCAAGACCTCCGGTGGTCGCCACCCGGTCTCCCCGTGGGGTCAGAAGGAGGGTCGTACTCGTTCGCCGAAGAAGGCTTCGAACAAGTACATCGTCCGCCGCCGCAAGACGAACAAGAAGCGCTAG
- the rplW gene encoding 50S ribosomal protein L23 — translation MATRHPSIASKAAKAAKAARVAKAKRHEAEGKNTVETPLSKSFTDPRDVLLKPVVSEKSYALLDEGKYTFVVDPRANKTQIKQAVQAVFSVKVTGVNTINRQGKRKRTKTGFGKRADSKRAIVTLAEGDRIDIFGQAS, via the coding sequence ATGGCTACGCGTCACCCGAGCATTGCCTCGAAGGCCGCCAAGGCCGCCAAGGCCGCGCGCGTCGCCAAGGCGAAGCGCCACGAGGCCGAAGGCAAGAACACCGTCGAGACCCCGCTGAGCAAGAGCTTCACGGATCCCCGTGACGTCCTCCTCAAGCCGGTCGTCTCGGAGAAGAGCTACGCGCTGCTCGACGAGGGCAAGTACACCTTCGTCGTGGACCCGCGGGCCAACAAGACCCAGATCAAGCAGGCCGTCCAGGCGGTCTTCTCGGTCAAGGTCACCGGGGTCAACACGATCAACCGTCAGGGCAAGCGCAAGCGCACCAAGACGGGCTTCGGCAAGCGTGCCGACAGCAAGCGCGCGATCGTGACCCTCGCTGAGGGCGACCGTATCGACATCTTCGGCCAGGCCTCCTAA
- the rplD gene encoding 50S ribosomal protein L4 — translation MSTIDILSPSGDTAGTVELPAEIFDVEKISIPLLHQVVVAQLAAARQGTHKVKRRGEVRGGGRKPYRQKGTGRARQGSTRAPQFAGGGVVHGPTPRDYSQRTPKKMKAAALRHALTDRARNARIHVITGVIEGETPSTKAAKSFLGKVSERKNVLLVIERSDEAALLSARNLPQVHILEPGQLNTYDVLVSDDVVFTQAAFESFVSGPQAADTEGSEA, via the coding sequence ATGAGCACCATTGACATTCTGTCGCCCTCCGGCGACACCGCCGGGACCGTAGAGCTCCCGGCCGAGATCTTCGATGTAGAGAAGATCAGCATCCCGCTGCTTCACCAGGTTGTCGTCGCGCAGCTGGCCGCGGCCCGTCAGGGCACGCACAAGGTCAAGCGTCGTGGCGAGGTCCGTGGTGGTGGCCGCAAGCCTTACCGCCAGAAGGGCACCGGCCGCGCCCGTCAGGGTTCGACCCGCGCGCCGCAGTTCGCCGGCGGTGGCGTCGTCCACGGCCCCACCCCGCGTGACTACTCGCAGCGGACCCCGAAGAAGATGAAGGCCGCGGCCCTGCGCCACGCCCTCACCGACCGGGCCCGCAACGCTCGCATCCACGTCATCACCGGCGTGATCGAGGGCGAGACCCCCTCCACCAAGGCCGCGAAGAGCTTCCTCGGCAAGGTCAGCGAGCGTAAGAACGTGCTCCTGGTCATCGAGCGCTCCGACGAGGCCGCGCTGCTTTCCGCGCGCAACCTGCCCCAGGTCCACATCCTGGAGCCGGGCCAGCTCAACACGTACGACGTTCTCGTCTCGGACGACGTGGTCTTCACCCAGGCCGCTTTCGAGTCCTTCGTGTCTGGCCCCCAGGCCGCTGACACCGAAGGGAGCGAAGCCTGA
- the rplC gene encoding 50S ribosomal protein L3: MAKQIKGILGEKLGMTQVWDENNRVVPVTVVKAGPNVVTQVRTNDIDGYESVQIAFGEIDPRKVNKPLKGHFAKADVTPRRHLVEIRTADASEYTLGQEITAEVFEAGIKVDVTGKSKGKGFAGVMKRHNFKGLGAGHGVQRKHRSPGSIGGCATPGRVFKGVRMAGRMGNERVTTQNLTVHAVDAEKGLLLIKGAIPGPNGGLVLVRTAAKGA, translated from the coding sequence ATGGCTAAGCAGATCAAGGGAATCCTGGGCGAGAAGCTCGGCATGACGCAGGTGTGGGACGAGAACAACCGTGTTGTTCCCGTCACCGTCGTCAAGGCCGGCCCGAACGTCGTGACCCAGGTCCGTACGAACGACATCGACGGCTACGAGTCGGTCCAGATCGCCTTCGGCGAGATCGACCCTCGCAAGGTGAACAAGCCCCTCAAGGGTCACTTCGCCAAGGCCGACGTCACTCCCCGCCGCCACCTCGTCGAGATCCGTACCGCTGACGCCAGCGAGTACACCCTCGGCCAGGAGATCACCGCTGAGGTGTTCGAGGCCGGCATCAAGGTGGACGTGACCGGCAAGAGCAAGGGCAAGGGCTTCGCCGGTGTCATGAAGCGTCACAACTTCAAGGGCCTCGGCGCCGGTCACGGTGTCCAGCGCAAGCACCGCTCCCCCGGCTCCATCGGTGGCTGTGCCACCCCGGGCCGTGTGTTCAAGGGCGTCCGCATGGCGGGCCGCATGGGCAACGAGCGGGTCACCACCCAGAACCTGACCGTTCACGCCGTTGACGCGGAGAAGGGCCTGCTCCTCATCAAGGGAGCGATCCCCGGTCCGAACGGCGGCCTCGTCCTGGTCCGTACCGCGGCCAAGGGGGCCTGA
- the rpsJ gene encoding 30S ribosomal protein S10, with amino-acid sequence MAGQKIRIRLKAYDHEVIDSSAKKIVETVTRTGASVAGPVPLPTEKNVYCVIKSPHKYKDSREHFEMRTHKRLIDILDPTPKTVDSLMRLDLPAGVDIEIKL; translated from the coding sequence ATGGCGGGACAGAAGATCCGCATTCGGCTCAAGGCCTACGACCACGAGGTCATCGATTCGTCGGCGAAGAAGATCGTCGAGACGGTGACGCGCACTGGTGCGTCGGTCGCGGGCCCGGTGCCGCTGCCCACTGAGAAGAACGTGTACTGCGTCATCAAGTCGCCGCACAAGTACAAGGATTCTCGCGAGCACTTCGAGATGCGCACGCACAAGCGCCTCATCGACATCCTCGACCCCACGCCCAAGACCGTTGACTCTTTGATGCGACTCGACCTCCCGGCCGGTGTCGACATCGAGATCAAGCTCTAG
- a CDS encoding helix-turn-helix domain-containing protein yields MDTENPSAPPRAQSRIPGKNHPHRRAHSGVVHDNARHTARFTVIGNHLAQHPELSGLAIGLGVHIQSLPAGAPVDIKTLAARFPEGATRIAAALRELEAHGYLRRVRERVPGGRIVTRTVSCNQPGHRATTPDTARKPARRPAPDDRPAAKKLPPVPEPTHSTPALLRTATDLLAGLRREDPRLLLSATDADRLAPGVAAWLERDLTPTAVRDALTTDLPRGPLRRPAALLAHRLAAQLPPPPPFRAPVSPPPVRHPLRNCDGCDRSFRGPEGAIRCGDCRRASARPPAPSDSR; encoded by the coding sequence ATGGACACCGAAAACCCTAGCGCGCCTCCGCGCGCCCAGTCCCGTATCCCGGGCAAGAACCACCCTCACAGGCGCGCTCATTCCGGCGTCGTGCACGACAACGCCCGCCACACCGCCCGCTTCACGGTGATCGGCAACCACCTCGCACAGCACCCGGAACTCTCCGGACTCGCGATCGGACTCGGCGTCCACATCCAGTCCCTCCCCGCGGGCGCCCCCGTCGACATCAAGACCCTGGCCGCCCGCTTCCCCGAGGGCGCGACCCGTATCGCCGCCGCGCTGCGAGAGCTCGAAGCCCACGGCTACCTGCGCCGCGTCCGCGAGCGCGTCCCAGGCGGCCGGATCGTCACCCGCACGGTCTCCTGCAACCAGCCCGGCCACCGGGCGACGACCCCCGACACCGCCAGGAAACCCGCACGACGGCCCGCCCCGGACGACCGCCCGGCCGCCAAGAAACTCCCGCCGGTCCCCGAGCCCACACACTCCACCCCAGCCCTCCTCCGGACAGCCACCGACCTTCTCGCCGGTCTCCGCCGCGAGGACCCCCGTCTCCTCCTCTCGGCCACCGACGCCGACCGCCTCGCCCCCGGCGTCGCCGCCTGGCTCGAACGCGACCTCACCCCCACCGCCGTACGCGATGCCCTGACCACGGACCTCCCGCGGGGCCCCCTGCGCCGCCCGGCAGCCCTTCTCGCCCACCGCCTCGCAGCCCAGTTGCCGCCACCGCCCCCGTTCCGCGCCCCCGTGTCGCCGCCGCCCGTCCGGCACCCGCTCCGGAACTGCGACGGCTGCGACCGCTCGTTCCGAGGTCCGGAAGGAGCGATCAGGTGCGGCGACTGCCGCCGGGCTTCCGCACGCCCTCCGGCACCTTCGGATTCGAGGTAG
- a CDS encoding type II toxin-antitoxin system VapB family antitoxin, with translation MSATQIDIDDDALAEAMKLSNAKTKKEMVNLALREYAERRRRTEARLRHLERAQQWDEDGFWARHSAEKGPLNGGHADKDTA, from the coding sequence ATGTCCGCCACCCAGATCGACATCGACGACGACGCCCTCGCGGAAGCGATGAAGCTGTCCAACGCCAAGACCAAGAAGGAAATGGTCAACCTGGCGCTGCGGGAGTACGCCGAGCGCCGACGGCGCACCGAAGCCCGGCTGCGCCACCTGGAGAGGGCCCAGCAGTGGGACGAGGACGGGTTCTGGGCACGGCACTCGGCGGAAAAGGGCCCCTTGAACGGCGGCCACGCGGACAAGGACACCGCCTGA
- a CDS encoding PIN domain-containing protein, which yields MIRYLADSTAVWRLQRDRKLNDLWAHEIDEGAIGSCAAQRTEFLQSARNLDEFDHMTEMFADLHPDVTVPKNAWRWIEAAQYRLAQRGQHQSLSTVDWLVCATAAHHGVTVLHDDQDFRAAARVLTDMVERSVFAPAG from the coding sequence GTGATCCGCTACCTTGCCGACTCGACCGCCGTGTGGCGGCTTCAGCGTGATCGCAAGCTCAACGATCTCTGGGCACACGAGATCGACGAGGGAGCCATCGGATCGTGCGCCGCACAGCGGACGGAGTTCCTGCAGTCGGCCCGGAACCTCGACGAGTTCGACCACATGACGGAGATGTTCGCCGACCTGCACCCGGACGTCACGGTCCCGAAGAACGCCTGGCGTTGGATCGAGGCCGCCCAGTACCGGCTCGCGCAACGAGGGCAGCACCAGAGCCTGTCCACCGTCGACTGGCTGGTCTGCGCCACGGCCGCTCACCACGGCGTCACCGTCCTGCACGACGACCAGGACTTCCGAGCCGCCGCCCGCGTCCTCACGGACATGGTGGAACGAAGCGTGTTCGCACCGGCGGGATGA